A region of Burkholderia lata DNA encodes the following proteins:
- a CDS encoding MaoC family dehydratase, producing the protein MNDASNTISGDAHCDADGHQVDDRHSAGVSPALSRLSTLVGKELGVSEWFAIEQNSINAFADVTGDWQSIHVDEELARSGPFGRTIAHGFLTLSLLSAWAFNILPAVEGQQNSVNYGLNSVRFITPVRCGERIRGRFTLKQVTPRSATSLQLTLSVVVEIEDHPKPALVAEWLTLINT; encoded by the coding sequence ATGAATGACGCGTCGAACACGATATCAGGCGACGCACACTGCGATGCCGACGGCCATCAGGTGGACGATCGGCACAGTGCAGGCGTCTCGCCTGCCCTATCCCGGCTATCCACTCTGGTCGGCAAGGAACTCGGCGTATCCGAATGGTTTGCCATCGAACAGAATTCGATCAATGCCTTTGCCGACGTCACCGGTGACTGGCAATCGATTCATGTCGACGAGGAACTTGCACGTTCGGGGCCATTCGGCCGCACGATCGCGCACGGGTTTCTCACGCTTTCGCTGCTGTCCGCATGGGCTTTCAACATCCTCCCCGCGGTTGAAGGGCAACAGAATTCAGTGAACTACGGGTTGAACAGCGTGCGCTTCATTACCCCGGTTCGCTGTGGAGAACGCATTCGTGGACGCTTCACGTTGAAGCAAGTCACGCCGCGAAGCGCCACGAGCCTCCAGCTGACGTTGAGTGTCGTCGTGGAAATCGAGGATCACCCCAAACCCGCCCTTGTCGCGGAGTGGCTGACGCTGATCAACACATAG
- a CDS encoding acyl-CoA dehydrogenase produces MTSELTLSRRDVEFILFDWLQVESLAGRQRFAGQDRFDYTSVLDVYESLATDLFNPHNKKNDSNEPVFDGERVTINPEVGVALRAFADAGLVSAAFPAEWDGMSLPSTVERAGMAYLLAANPGTAGYPFLTIANANLLMAHGERARVEHYVKAMSEGRCFGTMCLSEPQAGSSLADIRTRAVPGVDGRYRLFGNKMWISGGDHEIAENIVHLVLAKIPDENGQLPPGIQGISLFTVPRKLIDANGLPGERNDVVLAGINHKMGYRGTVNCLLNFGEGRFRPDGEAGAIGEIVGEPGKGLAYMFHMMNEARISVGLGAAAIGYTGYLHALDYAKTRLQGRTRGERSPAAPQAPIIRHADVRRMLLAQKAYVSGALALCLYAARLSDDVHSLEGTHTREEAQCLLDLLTPVVKSWSSQWGLVANDLAIQVHGGYGYTREYNVEQFYRDNRLNPIHEGTFGIQALDLLGRKTRANGSAAMTLLDRKISGTVSRARSNDSLQRHASTLDCAWERIRIVTDKLHRLDDPELQLANAAAYLEAFGHVVVGWLWLDQAIVAHTLENGPTGSDFHRGKLAACDYFFGWEMPKVAGWLAVLNPVETTPLNMQEQWF; encoded by the coding sequence ATGACTAGCGAACTCACCCTCTCCCGTCGCGACGTGGAGTTCATCCTTTTCGACTGGCTGCAGGTCGAATCCCTTGCCGGCCGCCAACGGTTCGCCGGGCAGGATCGATTCGACTACACGTCCGTTCTGGATGTCTACGAATCGCTCGCCACGGATCTCTTCAACCCTCACAACAAGAAGAACGACAGCAACGAACCCGTATTCGATGGTGAACGCGTCACCATCAACCCCGAGGTGGGTGTCGCATTGCGCGCATTTGCAGATGCCGGCCTGGTCAGCGCCGCGTTCCCTGCCGAGTGGGACGGCATGAGCTTGCCGAGCACCGTGGAGCGGGCCGGCATGGCGTATTTGCTCGCGGCCAATCCGGGAACCGCAGGTTACCCGTTTCTCACCATCGCCAATGCGAACCTGCTGATGGCTCACGGGGAACGGGCCCGGGTGGAGCACTACGTCAAGGCCATGTCGGAAGGGCGGTGCTTCGGCACGATGTGCCTGTCGGAGCCGCAAGCCGGGTCGAGCCTTGCCGATATCCGCACGCGCGCGGTCCCGGGTGTGGACGGTCGCTACCGGCTGTTCGGCAACAAGATGTGGATCTCCGGCGGCGATCACGAGATCGCCGAGAACATCGTGCACCTGGTGCTGGCGAAGATCCCGGACGAGAACGGCCAGCTTCCTCCGGGCATTCAGGGCATTTCACTTTTCACGGTTCCGCGCAAGCTGATCGACGCCAATGGACTGCCGGGTGAGCGCAATGATGTCGTCCTGGCCGGCATCAATCACAAGATGGGTTACCGCGGCACCGTCAATTGCCTGCTGAATTTCGGCGAGGGTCGCTTCCGCCCGGACGGCGAGGCAGGCGCGATCGGAGAAATCGTCGGCGAGCCCGGCAAAGGGCTCGCCTACATGTTCCACATGATGAACGAGGCGCGAATCTCGGTCGGCCTCGGCGCTGCCGCGATCGGCTATACGGGCTACCTGCACGCGCTGGATTACGCAAAAACGCGCCTGCAGGGACGGACACGCGGCGAACGTTCGCCGGCCGCCCCCCAGGCGCCCATCATTCGTCACGCCGATGTCCGGCGCATGCTGCTGGCGCAGAAGGCGTATGTCTCCGGCGCACTCGCGTTGTGCCTGTATGCGGCGCGTCTCAGCGACGACGTTCATTCGCTTGAAGGCACCCACACCCGCGAGGAGGCCCAGTGCCTGCTCGATCTGCTCACACCGGTCGTCAAGAGCTGGTCGTCTCAATGGGGTCTCGTCGCCAACGATCTCGCCATTCAGGTTCACGGCGGCTACGGGTACACGCGCGAGTACAACGTCGAGCAGTTCTACCGTGACAACCGGCTCAATCCGATACACGAAGGCACGTTCGGCATCCAGGCGCTCGACTTGCTTGGCCGGAAGACGCGTGCGAACGGAAGTGCGGCCATGACGCTCCTCGACAGGAAAATCTCCGGCACGGTCTCCCGCGCGCGGTCGAACGATTCGCTCCAGCGCCATGCCAGCACGCTCGATTGCGCGTGGGAGCGCATCCGCATCGTCACCGACAAGTTGCACCGGCTCGACGACCCCGAGCTCCAGCTGGCGAATGCGGCCGCCTATCTTGAAGCGTTTGGGCATGTCGTCGTCGGTTGGCTTTGGCTCGATCAGGCCATCGTCGCGCACACGCTCGAGAACGGCCCGACCGGGAGCGACTTCCATCGCGGCAAGCTCGCCGCCTGCGACTATTTCTTCGGATGGGAAATGCCGAAAGTGGCTGGATGGCTGGCCGTCCTCAATCCGGTCGAGACAACGCCGCTGAACATGCAGGAGCAGTGGTTCTGA